A region from the Microcoleus sp. bin38.metabat.b11b12b14.051 genome encodes:
- a CDS encoding PAS domain S-box protein, whose product MRHQKLENKTIECKLENKAIDCQNIEEALHQMEAKYYSMFENAVSGIFQTTKDGRYLSANPALARIYGYNSAAELMDSLTDISDQLYVNRDRRAQFISALQAQGVVSDFESQIYRRDGTVIWIVENARAVCDEGEKLLYYEGFVEDITQRKNAESAMRESEERLRMVIEGVKDYAIFMLDTKGYVASWNSGAKRILGYEASEIISKNSECFYTAEDIANNLPQEKLATATAAGRYQSEGWRFRQDGSRFWAKIIVTPLRDESGELQGFSQVMQDITQQKQAGEERMQLIASLQASEKKFRTLYESTTDAVMLLDEEGFLDCNPATLKLFGCSTESEFCGKHPSQFSPLMQPDGQDSMSLSQQWINTALETGNCRFDWRHCRLDGSEFPAEVLLTSMDIGGKMGLQAVVRDITDRVQAQVALKQANEVLEYRVKERTSQLEDAIKQLSLSEEKFSKAFRSSPDPMTITTFAEGRFLEANDSFLSTLGYLREEIFGHTVPELNIWTRPQDRVDFRQSLHEKGVVRNQECEFMMKSGSAVVCLLSAELINLEGELCMLTVMTDITDRKHAEEALRESQRALSTLMSNLPGMAYRFRNDADRSMEFVSEGCYQLSGYSPEEFIGTGQVSLSELTHPDDREIFCNAVEIALQENQPYQLNYRITCKNGELKWVWEQGLGVYSDSGELLALEGLITDISEQKRSEEALVRSQAELTQQKIQLEHTLEELQQTQAVLIHTEKMSTLGQMVAGVAHEINNPVSSVCGNLVHVGHYTEDLLHLIEMYQKNCPQPPASIQKQMEDIELEFLLEDLPKAISSMQVGADRIREIVRSLRNFSRKDDSQMTKVNLHEGIEGTLLILQSRLRARGNYPEIAVIKEYGSLPLVECYSGKINQVFMNLIGNAIDAIEEYNAGRSVAEAKTNRSKIKIKTEVQNSNAVIRISDNGPGMPQEVCQQLFEAFFTTKPAGKGTGLGLSISYKVLQEHSGMLSCVSAPGQGAEFIIEMPIEQISQLTVDRRARPRSRGVDS is encoded by the coding sequence GTGAGACACCAAAAATTAGAAAATAAAACGATCGAGTGTAAATTGGAAAACAAAGCGATCGATTGTCAGAATATCGAGGAGGCACTGCACCAGATGGAAGCAAAATATTACAGTATGTTTGAAAATGCTGTGTCTGGCATTTTCCAGACAACCAAAGACGGTCGCTACCTGAGTGCTAACCCAGCTTTGGCTCGCATCTACGGATATAATTCCGCCGCCGAATTGATGGACAGTCTGACTGATATCAGCGATCAGCTTTACGTTAATCGCGATCGGCGCGCTCAGTTTATTTCTGCTTTGCAAGCACAAGGCGTCGTGTCGGATTTTGAATCGCAGATTTATCGCCGAGATGGCACAGTAATTTGGATTGTGGAAAATGCCCGAGCTGTCTGCGATGAAGGCGAAAAATTGCTTTACTACGAAGGTTTTGTGGAAGATATTACTCAGCGCAAAAATGCTGAATCTGCAATGCGAGAAAGTGAAGAACGGCTGCGGATGGTCATTGAAGGCGTCAAAGATTATGCAATATTCATGTTAGATACTAAGGGATATGTAGCGAGCTGGAATTCTGGGGCTAAAAGGATTTTGGGGTATGAAGCCAGCGAAATAATTAGCAAAAACTCGGAGTGCTTTTATACGGCTGAAGATATTGCAAATAATCTGCCGCAAGAAAAATTAGCTACAGCTACCGCAGCAGGTAGATATCAAAGTGAAGGCTGGCGGTTTCGTCAAGATGGCTCACGATTCTGGGCGAAAATTATTGTTACTCCTTTGCGGGATGAAAGCGGAGAGTTGCAGGGCTTTTCTCAAGTAATGCAGGACATTACTCAGCAAAAGCAGGCGGGAGAGGAAAGGATGCAGTTGATTGCTTCTTTGCAAGCATCGGAAAAGAAGTTTCGCACTTTGTACGAATCGACGACAGATGCCGTAATGCTGCTAGACGAAGAGGGTTTTTTGGATTGCAATCCGGCTACTTTAAAGTTATTTGGATGCAGCACAGAATCGGAGTTTTGTGGCAAGCATCCTTCACAATTTAGCCCGCTGATGCAACCGGATGGACAAGATTCTATGAGTCTGTCTCAACAGTGGATTAATACGGCTCTGGAAACTGGAAATTGCCGTTTTGACTGGCGGCACTGCCGTTTGGATGGTTCCGAGTTTCCGGCGGAAGTGCTGCTAACTTCTATGGATATCGGCGGCAAAATGGGTCTGCAAGCTGTGGTGCGCGATATCACCGATCGCGTGCAGGCTCAGGTGGCTCTGAAGCAGGCTAACGAGGTGTTGGAATACCGGGTGAAAGAGCGGACAAGTCAGTTGGAAGACGCTATAAAACAGTTGAGTTTGTCGGAGGAAAAGTTTTCTAAGGCTTTTCGTTCGAGTCCCGATCCGATGACTATTACTACTTTTGCTGAGGGGCGATTTCTGGAGGCGAACGACAGTTTTTTGTCAACTCTCGGTTACTTGAGGGAAGAAATATTCGGTCATACGGTACCTGAATTAAATATTTGGACAAGGCCGCAAGACAGAGTAGATTTTAGACAAAGTTTGCACGAAAAAGGTGTGGTTCGCAATCAGGAATGCGAGTTTATGATGAAGTCGGGATCGGCGGTGGTGTGTTTGCTGTCAGCGGAGTTGATTAATTTGGAGGGCGAACTCTGTATGCTGACGGTGATGACGGATATTACCGATCGCAAACACGCAGAAGAAGCCCTGCGGGAAAGCCAGCGCGCCTTATCCACGCTGATGAGCAATTTGCCCGGGATGGCCTACCGTTTTCGCAACGATGCCGATCGCAGTATGGAGTTTGTCAGCGAAGGTTGCTATCAGTTATCCGGCTATTCTCCCGAAGAATTTATCGGCACCGGCCAAGTTTCTCTCTCAGAATTGACTCACCCGGACGATCGCGAAATCTTCTGCAATGCCGTAGAAATTGCCTTACAAGAAAATCAACCCTATCAGCTAAATTACCGCATTACTTGTAAAAACGGCGAATTAAAATGGGTTTGGGAGCAAGGTTTGGGAGTGTATTCGGACTCGGGAGAATTGCTCGCCTTGGAAGGTTTGATTACTGATATTTCCGAACAAAAACGCAGCGAAGAAGCTTTGGTGCGATCGCAAGCCGAGTTAACCCAACAAAAAATTCAGCTCGAACATACTTTGGAGGAATTGCAGCAAACTCAAGCAGTATTAATTCACACCGAAAAAATGTCTACCCTAGGTCAAATGGTAGCCGGTGTAGCTCACGAAATTAACAATCCCGTTAGCAGCGTCTGCGGCAATCTCGTCCACGTCGGCCATTATACGGAAGATTTGCTGCATTTGATCGAAATGTACCAGAAAAACTGCCCGCAGCCCCCGGCATCAATTCAAAAGCAAATGGAGGATATCGAGCTAGAATTTTTGTTAGAAGATTTGCCAAAAGCAATCTCTTCGATGCAGGTGGGCGCCGATCGCATTCGGGAAATTGTGCGATCGCTCAGAAATTTCTCTCGCAAAGACGATTCTCAAATGACCAAGGTAAATCTACACGAAGGCATTGAAGGAACCCTCCTAATCCTGCAAAGCCGATTGAGGGCGCGCGGCAACTATCCGGAAATTGCGGTAATTAAAGAATATGGCAGCTTGCCTTTAGTTGAGTGTTATTCTGGTAAAATCAATCAGGTATTTATGAATTTGATCGGAAATGCGATCGACGCGATCGAGGAATACAACGCAGGGCGATCGGTTGCCGAAGCCAAAACTAACCGCAGCAAGATTAAAATTAAGACGGAAGTCCAAAACTCCAATGCTGTAATTCGGATTTCTGACAACGGCCCCGGTATGCCCCAAGAAGTTTGCCAGCAATTATTCGAGGCATTTTTTACCACCAAACCCGCCGGCAAAGGTACCGGTTTGGGCCTGTCAATTTCCTACAAAGTCCTCCAAGAGCACAGCGGGATGCTCAGTTGCGTGTCTGCACCAGGCCAAGGAGCCGAGTTTATCATCGAAATGCCGATCGAGCAAATTAGTCAGTTGACAGTTGACAGAAGAGCCCGCCCGCGGAGTCGAGGGGTTGACAGTTGA